CGGCCTGAAACTGACGCCGCTGGTTTTTGGCCTGTACTACCTTGCGCGGGGCGACTGGCGCGGGTTGCGCAACATGATGTTTGGATTCCTGGCAACCTTTGGGCTGGGCTTCCTCATCCTGCCCCGCGAATCGCGCACCTACTGGCTTGAACTGCTTCCCGACACGTCACGGATCGGCGGAGCCGGATACGTGGACAACCTGGGCATCAAGGGCGCCATCCTCCATTTCGCGGGACCGGACTTCCCGGTGGACCTGCCGTGGCTGCTGCTGTCGCTGGCCTGCGTGGCATCGGCTGTGATCATCATCCGGCTGGCCGGCATCAACGGTGACGGCTACACGGCGCTGGCGACGACAGCACTGTTGATGCTGCTGATTTCACCCGTGTCGTGGTCACACCACTGGGTGTGGGTGGCCCTCTTCCTTCCGGTTCTGGGACGCAACATCGCTGAGCTCACGGCCAGGGGCACAGGCCTGAGGAAAACCGGTATTGCCCTGCTTGCCTCGGCCGTTGTGGTGTTCCTGCTGTCACCGAAGTCCATCGGCTGGCTAATGGGCTCCCCAAACCTTGATTCCCAGGAACCCGCCCCGTGGCTCATGCTCTCCAGCATTGGCGTGTTCTGGGGGCTGGCCATGATGGCCTGGTGGACGGCTGTCCTGTGGAAAAACCGTCCGCCGCGCTGGTGGAAGCAGCCGGCCGGGCCGGGCATCGAGCAGTCCCGCCTGAAGGACGCCCAGCCATAGTCCGCCGGGGCTGCCCGTGCATTGACGCCGGATCGTAGGATGGTCCGCATGAACTCCGGAACCCTGCTGGCTGTGTGCCGTGTCCACGAACTGCTGCCCACCACGGACGCCACCGGCGTGACCGCCATCGACAAGAGGCCCGTGGACGGAGAGGTCCGGGTCCATGCGCTCGGTTTAACCGGAGACATCCAGGCCAGCCGCAAACACCACGGCGGCGAATCCAAGGCCGTCTACGCCTACTCCCAGGACGACGCGGAGTACTGGGCGGCAGAACTGGGAACGCCCATCCCTCCGGGACTCTTCGGGGAGAACCTGCGCATCACCGGCATCGCGGTCTCCGAAGCCGTCATCGGTGAACGCTGGCAGATTGGCGGGAAAACCGTGCTGGAAGTGACCTGCCCCCGCACTCCGTGCCGGAACTTCGCCGCCAGGATGCACCAGCCGCGCTGGGCGGTGCGGTTCACCGAGGCCGCCCGGACGGGAACCTATCTGCGGGTTGTGCGCACCGGCACCATCTCCGCCGGTGACACCGTTTCCGTCATCCACAAGCCGGAGCACGGCGTGACGTCCGGGGATGTGTTCCGCGGACTCTCCCCGGAGCAGACCCGTCTGCTGTCCAACGCGGCCGCTAGCGGGGACGTGAGCCTGTCCCCGGAAATACGGAAGGTGCTGCGGACGCTTGCCGCGCGTGAAGCCATGGCCGGCTAATTGCTGCAGCCGGTTAATTACTGCGCATCATTCGGCAGCCCCGGGCCGGATAAAACCGGCACGGCGATGGTGATCCACGGCCGCTGTGCCCAAGCTCACCGCCAGGTATGGACGGCCGGGCCCCGGCATGCCGTACACTTGAAACATCCCCCACTCCGGTATTCCCTTATTTTCCTGCGGTTTCTGACCGTTAGGTACGTTGTGTTGGGGCTCGCGTTTTCGAATGCGGGCAGATTCATCTTTTGGGAGCGCCGGCAAAGAAATCGTCACACCGGCCCACGTCACAATCCAGTGAAATTGGCCTACAGCTGTGACGGAAAGTCCTGCCATGGGATTGCAATAGCGCCGGACTTACGTCCTGCGGCCGTCCCTGGCCGCGCGGTCCCAATGAATGAGGATTATTTCTTTTGCTTGACTCTGTAGAAAACACCGAAACCGCAGCAACCGCCGCTCCCGAAGCAGTCGAAGAGAACCAGGTTCTTTTCAGCGACTTCGGT
This genomic interval from Arthrobacter citreus contains the following:
- a CDS encoding glycosyltransferase 87 family protein, which produces MGLKTRSGMVRLAVTLAALAAAAAMTAAAFIISPWHGLDSSVYLSGGRSVLDAGGELYTKELQYRDGSSLLFTYPPFAALIFAVLAPFGPTLGLNIFTGISLLIAAATAVLGVAYAAGQPGVRAVLRHPGLRPLALAAFGFVVLLGPWRETLAFGQINILLFGLILADFLIKRDSWPTGLLTGIAAGLKLTPLVFGLYYLARGDWRGLRNMMFGFLATFGLGFLILPRESRTYWLELLPDTSRIGGAGYVDNLGIKGAILHFAGPDFPVDLPWLLLSLACVASAVIIIRLAGINGDGYTALATTALLMLLISPVSWSHHWVWVALFLPVLGRNIAELTARGTGLRKTGIALLASAVVVFLLSPKSIGWLMGSPNLDSQEPAPWLMLSSIGVFWGLAMMAWWTAVLWKNRPPRWWKQPAGPGIEQSRLKDAQP
- a CDS encoding MOSC domain-containing protein translates to MNSGTLLAVCRVHELLPTTDATGVTAIDKRPVDGEVRVHALGLTGDIQASRKHHGGESKAVYAYSQDDAEYWAAELGTPIPPGLFGENLRITGIAVSEAVIGERWQIGGKTVLEVTCPRTPCRNFAARMHQPRWAVRFTEAARTGTYLRVVRTGTISAGDTVSVIHKPEHGVTSGDVFRGLSPEQTRLLSNAAASGDVSLSPEIRKVLRTLAAREAMAG